Genomic window (Fibrobacter sp.):
TCGCGGGTGAAGACAGCAGAATAATAATGGAATGCAGGATGGGGTGTGCACAGATTAAGATAGACAGCAAACCTTCAGGAGCAAAGCTTGCAATTGACGGGGAAAATTACGGGGTTACTCCTTTTGTCAACAAATACTTCAGGCCCGGAAACAGGACTGTTGAACTTTCATTAAAGGATTACGCTCCATTAAAGCATGGCTTCTCAATTTCACCCGGTCAATCACAGGATCTTGATCTCCAGCTCTCACGTTCACAGGCCTGGAAAGACTCAGTGGCTCAGATCGCACTCAAGCAGAAACGCTCCCGTCAGATGGTTCAGAAAGCGATATTCGGTTTTCTTACAGCAACCTTTGCCGGTGCGGGACTTTACTATGAAATGTATGCAAGATCACAATCTTCAGCGGCTACCATTGAAGCACAGGCTTATGACGCCGCTGCAATTTCAGAAGAATGTACAATTCACAGAAATGCCTATGAAGCGAACCGATCTAATGCCAGAAAAGCAATAGGATTCAGAAATACTCTGATGGGTGTTGCAGGTGGATGTTTAGTGGGGTTTGGTTTGTCTTTTGTCTTCTAGAGGAAAACTGAGGAGAGAGTATTTTAAATGCACGCAGGCTATATGTTTCTTAAAAGTGTATCTGACAAGCGGTTGTTGGTTGTCTTTGTTCTGATAGTAGTTTTCTGTGCGAAGATACCTCCTGAAAAGGCCTGGAATAACCCTTTTGATCCCCACGGGACAAATTATCATCCGCCAAAGGTGTTCTCAAAAACCGATACGGTACTTGTAATAAATGACACAGTTATACTGGTTGCAGAGGGTTCTGATGAAAACGGGACAATAGCTGCTTATTGCTGGTCATTTGACAATGGTTCAACCTGGGATACGGTTTCAAACTCTTCTTATAAAACATGGGTGGCCTCTGAAACCGGAGCCAAAACAGTCCTGTTCAGGGCAATTGACAATGATGGCCTGGCTTCCTCAATTGACAGCTTTAAGATTATGGTT
Coding sequences:
- a CDS encoding PEGA domain-containing protein, translated to MHLSRFFLLSILLLVIFSFLSSSAQAGSTTATTRVILIGLSDSAVVTADGNVITHDIGGWYQVPAGDVKIEIKEADELVFSTTMHFVAGEDSRIIMECRMGCAQIKIDSKPSGAKLAIDGENYGVTPFVNKYFRPGNRTVELSLKDYAPLKHGFSISPGQSQDLDLQLSRSQAWKDSVAQIALKQKRSRQMVQKAIFGFLTATFAGAGLYYEMYARSQSSAATIEAQAYDAAAISEECTIHRNAYEANRSNARKAIGFRNTLMGVAGGCLVGFGLSFVF